A segment of the Salminus brasiliensis chromosome 5, fSalBra1.hap2, whole genome shotgun sequence genome:
ATTGCTGTCGAGTCCGACTGCCTTTatcttgagcagataatcgctTGTTTAAATCTCAGTCTGGCCATTTTCCCTAAAAAACGCAGCCATGTTGCAGAATGACTTGCCACGCAGTCTGACTGAAGGGGCCGAGTTCCAGCGGGAATGTGACGTCAGTGCATACTGTCTATTAAACCAATTAACAAACCCTTCCTGAGGTGAACTGTGGGTTAGAGCAGTGAAAGACACTAAAGGATGCAGGGCAGGACCAGGGAGGAAAACCAGCACTTGAAAATGTTCAGTAATTCTACATATGGAAACAGGCCTTGGTTGGACCTACCACAGAGCCTTTCATGAAGACACTCTCTGAAGAGATAAACAAACGTTTGGGCAGAAACCAACTAAAGCTTAATGTCACAGTCATTCTCTCCCTTTACTCTGGCATTGTCGTGCATATTGTCCTTCTGTGACTCAGATGTTTCATTAACCTGCCAACAGGCTCTGAATTTGATGTatacaagaacacacacacacacacacacacacacatatacacacacataacaagaaaaaacaacagtgcATTCTGCTGCGGCATTAGGAAATGACAACACAGCAACTCCCACTGACTTCCTATGTATTATATAAGTGACTAAGTGGGTACttctgctatatatatatatatatatatatatatatatatatatataatctatatttatctatctatatattatatatatctatctctctctctctctctctctctctctctatatatatatatatatatatatatatatatatatatatatctatatatatatatatatatatattgagccCTATCTCAATCTCTTCAGCAGTCAATATTCAGAAGTAGGTGATCAGGGCTGAAAGTTGAGAAAGTCAGAGGATGCTAAGTAAAACTGAGTAATAGAGTTCAGCTAAAATCCCTTTCtaactttctccactttcagCGGGTTGCTAATGATTTCCCCAGTTAAAAAGCAGTTACTCCTGAGCTACACTTCATCTGTGTCCTCTCAATAAACCACGTAGCTCTTACCTTATTTCAGAAGAAGTGGCATTTGTGTTTCAGCAGCAAAAGATGTGGATGCTGGACGTTAAAGGACTTAAAAGGACACGACGGTTTTTTCCCCCAAAAGACGGATGAATCTCTTCTACAGCGCGGAGAAAATGTCCATCCAAAACAAACTAGGCGTGATAGAGGAGCTGCAGACCCTCTAGAGCCGCCTGCTTTTCTCACTAGTGCTCAGAAGGAGAGGGAACGAGTGACAAGCAGCGCAGAGGACAGGGCGGGAGGGGGGCTGAGGTATTGTGGGCAAAGCTGAACCCGTGGACCCCCTCTTTTCCTGCTTTGTCTAAGAACTGCTGCGCTAGAAGGGCTGAGGTTGCTACTAGTGATCAGAACTGCTCTCATTTACAGGAACTGAGAACTTTTCCACTGTAGTTTTCCTAAGTGGAATTACATTCAATTACTGTTACTTAAGTTAGTATACAGTACTTTTATGACATAAACacttatatataatgtgtgagtaatatttaaatactttttaaaatcagTAAAGTGACAcattacagtacactacagAACAGTACACTGTGTTTATTACTTTTAACCGTATGCAAGAGAATTGTGACTACGGTGGCAGAGCTGCTTCCCTATCTGTGGCCACTGGCCAGTTTGGTTATGGTAGCCTCAATTTGAGTACCATGCAAGATTTTGCATTACCTCTTAACTCTGAATGGCAGGTCATCAGTAGTGTCACAGATCAGATATCTAATATGCCCATGTTCATACATATGCGAAATACTAAGGTTAGGCTAGCCTTCATCTATTTCTTGTAACTGCTACAGTCAAAAGTTAACTATATACCGCTGCTATCCAacgaaaaaaaacatgtatttccaattttggatgtttttagttttctccatggtttgcaTCCTGAaagattggaccaatagaactgctctaaattactcatattttacattaacttctacTCAGTTAAGAACATCTTTGCTCTGTCTGTAAAATAcacgtttttcattggacagtgatgatatatatgCCCAAAAATCCTTAAgtcttaaaaaatataaatatattaaatatgcaaCAGGACACATCTGTAAACTGTGGAGTCCAATATAAGGAAGGTTGTTCACGGTTAATGAAACAGAGTATATAATGTTTAATCTAAAAGTGGCTACAGGCAGAATGgctaaaaataataacagtGGGCACAGTGCTGATATGTGCAGTTTCAGGATGTGTGCTTTTCCTACTCATCATCTGTTTATTACAGATaaacaggtcaaacaaaggacACAAATAGTGCTTATGAAGTACATCCTTGtacaaagaaagagaagagaccATGAAAAAAATGCTTTCTCTGTTATGGAGAGATAAAACAGAAATTTGTTGTGTACTCTGGATTGCCCTCCATAGTTTATTCGTTGTCAGGGAAGTTGGATATGTGCTATGACACATTTTTACATATCAGTCATTACATGGGAAATTACCCGAAGATAAAATGATGTAGGGTATTATTTTAAGAGCTCTTTCTTATGGGAGGAGCAGCACTCAGTACCAGTTCACCTAAAGATGTCACACAATTGACAATGAATTCAGCAGGGTTAGCAGTCTACATCTGAATTTGTACAACTTACAGTGATATACCTGATCGAAGCTAGTTGTTGAGACTTAACAGCATTTAAAGTTACCCAAGAGAGCTGCAAGGAATGCACCATAATGgtaaaaacaaaagcagaaacCTGCGACTGCAGCTTCAACTCGGCCCATGAGCCACTGACCTGAATGGGAAAACGGTTTGGCCAGTCTTCCTCACATACCTGGAAATTATGTCATAGAAACCAGTATGAGTGGAACATCTGGTGCCTTTTCTCCACAAAAACAAACCATTCAACCTTTACACTAAGTGCTGAAACACTGCAGAGACcctctgattgcattcagacacatgagcattactgaggtcagctACTGATGCTGGATAATTATTTTGGGatactcatcccaaaggttgTGGATGGACCtgcatcactccagagaacacagctccacttcTTCACGGGCCAATGTTGGGGGggtttataccactctagccagTGGACGCTTGGCTTGGGCGTGGTGACCTTAGGTTCATATCTTGCTAATCTAGAAAAGGGTTCCTCAATTCTTGAACTGGAGGGCTGGTGTCCAGTGCAGTTTGATGATGTCCCTACTCTCATACACCTGGTTAACCCCTCCAGTAGTTAGCAGGTTTGGTGAGTGTGTCTGAGCaaggaaatcaccaaactgtgctctAGAGTGTCCCATGTGTCATCACTATCAGCACCCTAAAGTGTCTGAATCCACTAATGAGAAGTGTGCAGTGTTCCACAAACTGCTGCTATGTATGTACATGTCGAGGGCGACCTCTAGAGGGGAAGAATGGAAGTTAATAACATAGACATTCAGCTCTGGTCTTAGAAGGCCAGCCTGGAACACCCCTGGTTCACAGCTCATTATAACTCTTCACACCAATCCTGGAGAGCCATAACGCTGCATACTTTAGTGTTTTTCTTGCACCAATACATCTCATTAACACAGGAAAGGCTGGATGTGTGAGAGTGGAGATCTTGCTTTAAGCCAGTATGTCCTAACTGTAGTCATGTTGATCATTAGATATGGATGTGATCTGCCAACCCTGCTGATAACTGTGCAGTGTGGTGATCAGTCAGCTTCTTAGACATTAGCCTGTTACACAATGCcaaacagatgcagacaaaTAAGCTCATCAAGCAATGAATTATTAGGACATGTACACCTACTCATCCATGCAATTATCTAGTCAGCCAAtgattttatgtttatgctCACATGCATTACAATAGAGAACAAATGTGATCTTGCTGATTTTAAGCATGGCATGCTTAATGTTGCCAGACAGGCTGGTTTAAGTATTTCtaaaactgctgatctcctgggttTTTCATGCATAAACAGAATTATATAATAAACACCAGACTGGTTCAAGGTGACAGCAAGTCTACTCAGttgctcagataaccactctgtacaattccagagagcagaacagcatCTCACAAGACAACATGTTGAACTTTGAGGTGAATGGGCCACAACAGAGGAAGGCCACATCAAGGTCCACTTCTGTCAtgcaagaacagaaagctgaggctgcagtgggcacaggctcactaaAACCGACCAGTTGAAGCCTGTAAAAACTaatctaatggctacttccagcatgatggtGCACCATGTCCCAAAGCAAAACCTGTCTCAAACTGGATTCATGAACAGGACAATGGGATCTGGATCTGATGGAATTCATGCCAGAAAGAACTGAGGTTGTGTTGAGAGCAGTGAGGTCCTAAAACTGTACTATTATAGTACCAtagtatagtgttcctaataaagtgctcaatgaaCATATAGTCGATGGGTTTGGTCACACTTGCCTTTGACCCAACCGACCGTTTATGCCTACTTCTGAAGGAGGGAAAGGTGTAGCTCTGTAACATGGGCTGCAGGGGGCAGCACTGGGTCATCGTCTCGTCTTTTCTTGCccaccccctctctcactctgtctctctctctctctctctctctctctctctctctctctctctctctctctctctccttctttgtTCACTCCTATTGAGAGTGATAAATATGGATAGCAAAAGAAGCACTTTGGCTTAATATTAGTCTCATTAAATGTACATAGGCGTCTTTAATGTATGTGAaacttctgattggctgttaaGTTTGCCTGTGACGTCGGAGGCAAAGCCCGGATGTGCGCCTCTGACGTGACGTCCGCACATGTGTAGCGCGTGTGAGTGTGAAGCTACAGAATAGAGGTTCTTATTTTCATTTAGGGATCAGCTTTATCAATAATGGATGAAATGAGAATTTGAGGCTGGTGCTCATGAGAGATATATGAAAGGGTGTCACCGCAGACTGACTGGAATGAGTGAACTCCTCTAAGTGCCGGTAATGAGAGTGAAGCTAGGCTAGGTTGCTAGCTAGCGGTTGCTACTGGAGGTTTTTAGCAGGGGGTCAAGTTAAGCTCTTTCCTAACTTTATATTTCTAGTAATTCTTAACATGGCAGTGGCAACGCAGGACAAGAGTCGAGGGCAGAGTTTTGCTGAGCAGCAGCTGCTCCGCCACGGCTGGGAACAAGGTGAGGAACTTGTCTATcctctgtgtgttttgtttttttaatgcatgaactggtgctggtgctggtactggtgctggtgctggtgctggtactggtgctggtgctggtgctggtactggtgctggtgctggtactGGTGCTGGtactggtgctggtgctggtgctggtactGGTGCTGGTGCAGTTGACTGATCTTCTGTGAGCAAAGAGTGGTTAACACACTTCACCTCATGCTTGATAGGCAAAGGTCTGGGGAAAAACGAGAACGGCATCTCCGAGGCAATCAAAGTCAAAGTGAAATGTGACAAGGGAGGGGTAAGAGAATACAAGTGAAGTATTAATGcacattatgtccaaaagtttccAGACACCCTTTCTTTCTAAGTGAATTGCctatttcagtgtgttttccAAATATTGATTCATCTAGGAGGTGTGAATACATGGTTTTGATTTCCCTTTGTTTGTTCATGTTTAATGTACACTCACAGTCCATTTACACTGTGTATATGACATTTCTTTATAAAACAAGCAGTGATTCAGTATTTTTGATTAAAGACAATACATTGAGAACATTAGGAAGTGCTCAGAATTACAGTAAAGTGCTAGGAACCCCAACGACCACAGCTAGCTGCTGTAGTTGTGGCTGTCGTTTACAGAGAAGTGCAATCCGTTCTGCCCAGGGGCTTCGTTTGCAAAGCTGCAACTAGATGCTACTGGACACATGCATTCAATTCAGATCAAACAGCTTGCATAATCTACGTAGGAAATCAATGGCAGTAGAATGGATGGCTCAGGAGCAGCCACACGTGCGCCTAACCCAGGAGTCTCTAGTCTAACACCCGTCCACCTCATTTAACTCatcagttgtttgaagactAAAACTGACCAAAATGATGCAGCCACACATTGCACATGACATTGGACACTCTTGTCTTACTGTCACCATTCCCAGTTAGTTAGAAAGGTCTAAAGCACCATCGGGCACCTATAGGATGAATTTGGAGTGGTGGTgatgtgatccagaactaatagTATTCGAAATGTTTAATGGTCTTGTGCTtcaatgcaatcacatcctcacagcagccTTTCAACATCTGATGTAGAGCTTTTCTAGAAAAGCAGGGACAAGCACACTCTTGTTTTTTACTCTTATTACTCTTGTTTTTAAAAAGGAAATGCTGAGCgagcaggtgtctgcaaacctttggacataaaGTGGACATATTTTGGACCTCTATTTTTAAGATTGTAAACTTACAGTGCAGGTATTGATGAATTTGTTCATGGCTTTCTTTGCAGGTTGGCCACAAACAAAGTGAGCAGTTCACGTTTCATTGGTGGGATCATGTATTTAATAAGGCCTCTTCCTGTTTGGATGTGGAGTCAGGCCAGGTTGGTGTTTTGTAACAAAAGGAATCTTTTCACATCTTTTAAGAAGACAGGGCCTGTAATGGAGCTTTGCATAGCATTTACCCTTGTTTCTTATGTTTCATAGAAATACTGCTGTATGCTGTAAATTGAGTTGCTGTGCAGTGTGTTTAGTTTTGAAAGTCTTTTACTGTGTTCTAGGATGGTGTTGTTGtgaagaaaagagagggagaggaggaggagggaatgATCTCAAACAAGAAGCCACGCAAAGCCATGTTTAACAAGTCTAATCTCTATGGATGCTTTGTTAAAGTACGTCTCACTTCACAAAAGAATAAAACCAGTGGAATATGTGGATTTTCAGTGATCTGTTTTAAATTCTTTGACATCAGAAGTGCAGTCATATTGTCTAATTAGAGACTCTCTGTTCTAGTCTGCCACTCTCCTCTCAGGGAAGGAACAGCCTGAACGCAGACTGTCTAGTTCAGaggacagcagcagctcagaCGACGACGATGATGACAAGCTGGACCTTTCTAGTACCACCAAGTAAGCAATAGACCAGACTAACAGCATAGCTGTATGTGGACAAGCCCTGTCTAGGAAAATTCAGAGATGCACTTTATcgccatatgtttgtggacaccccaacaattgcatttagctactgtacattgcacccattgctgatacagatgtgcagaggtgcttgcctagtccctgtagagaagtattggtaATAGAATAGCACTCTATGGATCAAAAAAACATTAACCTGTGTCTCTGAAAttatggcgctccatccaatacttttgagatggggagtggagatgacctcactaatactcttgttgctgaatgtaatcagatccgcacagcaatgcttcaaaatctgaaCAGTATAGATacgtaaaaaaaaagcatgataGACTTTTTTTTGTAATCCACTTGACTTCCAAAGGAGCTGGTAATgggtgggtgtcccaatacttatagGAGCACTGCTGAATTCAGTGGAAAACAGTAGGTAATTCTGCCTGTAGAGAATATCCCCAGAAAACCATGTAAACGTAATCCCATCCAATCCCACAGGCTTGAGGCAGGAGTTTAAATCCTTTTAGCTCTTTTTGAAAGAAATTCCTAAAACCTATGATCTATGTTTGGTCTATCTATTGGTCACATTTCTGCAGACTCAAAAATGAGCGGTTATGTTGCAAATTGTTCTTGTAGCAAAAACACTTGTCATTGTCTCAGTAAGTTGATTTCTTCGAAAAATGACTCCAGCTGGTATCCATTTCCTGTCATTTGCATGTCTTTAATGTAGTACCAGTGTTTCTCACTATCAGCATACCTGCCTGTCTCATCTGTACACAGGTTATCTGATGACGCACTGATGAAAGCCTGTGGAGGACGCACCGCACATAAGTAAGCGTAGCACACTATTACCTCAGTAATAGCagtgtaatatttaatattagaaCTGGTCTTATATTAGAACGTTTCATTCATGTTAACcttattgtatgttttttatatatatatatatatatatatatatatatatatatatatatatatatatatatgtgtgtgtgtgtgtgtgtgtgtgtgtgtgtgtgtgtgtgtgtatatatatgtatgtgtgtgtgtatatatatatttggccTATTCCAGAGGTGCCAGACACGGCCTTACAATGAGTGCCAAACTAGCCAGATTGGAGCAGCAAGAACTGGAGTTCATGGCAAAGTACGGCAAGAAGGAGCAGACAGCCAAAACTGCATCTCAGTGCGAGGATACCTTCTACTCCAGTGTGGCAAAATCTGAATTAGACCAGGAGACAGCGGTTAAcaccaaacacaaaaaaacaaagaagaaaaagaagcagaGCACAGATGAACTCTCTGAGAATCAAGCCCAAGAGGACGACATCAACGTAGATGCTTCTCACATCCACCATAATGAAGAGaccccaaaaaagaaaaagaagcgcTCAAAAGAGCAGCCTTCAGACACCCCAGATGCTTCAGTGGACAATGAGGTAgtaaacacaaaaaagagaaagaggaaacaTTTAGAAAAGGATGTGTCACCTGAAGGAGTGAGTGGATCTGACGTGCTGGATGAGAATTCTACAGAGAGCGCTCAGCAATGTGAGGTAGACGAGACTGCTGCACATCAACTGACTggtgacaaaacaaaaaaaaaagaaaagcggAAAAAGAAGAAACGCTCTGAACAAATGTCTGTTTCGGAGGAAGGACTGAACGAGGGCAGCGCTGTGTCCAGTGAGGACTCTACAGACGCTAAAGAGAGTCATGGACAGGAGCAGCAAGAAGAAGGCAGTGTTGTGCTTCAGCCTGCTTGTGAAAGTGCtcccaagaagaagaagaagaaaaagaaatactCAGAGCCCAGTAGAGAGGAGTCCCTGTCCACAGAATTGGAAACTCATCACAGTTTAGAAGCTACCACTGAGGACTTCAGcaccaagaaaaagaaaaataagaaaaaaaggaagcagGAAAAGTAAACTTTTGATAGTTCGAATAAGGCTGGAAACAGAACATGCTGTCAACACTTCTGGCTAAGAGTCACAGAAAACACATGATATTTATGATCTGATAATGATCTCTGAAGTGTCACATTCACAGATTTTTACCTTGCCttagtgttttttaaaatgtgttggGACTCAAAATTGCTCATGAATTGGGACAAAACTGGTATTTTAACATATTCTGCATTAAAAATGGTAATTTCATGCATATCTAAATGAATCATGTTTATTCAGCCCCTACTTTTGTTGCAAACTGCTGAAATAATCATCCATTAAAGCTAAACTACAGTTTTCACAGTCATGTTTCTACATAACTCTATATGCCTTATAGTATACATAAAATGTATAAGAACTGGAAAACAAGTGATTTAACTTTTTACATTTGTATCTGTTGGTCAcacttttttgtaattattctaCAAACTCACTGTTTGTAGAATTACTACAAAAAAGTGCGACCAACAGATTTTCACAACATTTTTCTTCAGGTTAGTGATTGAAATTAGTATCAAGAGCTCAGCCTGAGTCTGACGCGAATAACAAGACCTTGAACCCTCTCCTGCAGCGTAATTCCATGTAGATGGATTGTCTGGCTCACTAATTTGGGCTTTTCATAGAATATATCTTGAAATGATTATGGTTGTGTCTGTGATAGAGATAGAGACTGTTTATAGAGAGGAATAAACCCAGAGAAGGACTGAGAAAtgaccttgtttttttttttaacacagagGCTTTGGTGCAGAACTTCAGACATTAAATACTATATAATTTAAACAAATCTCATTTTACAAAagcagtgtaaaaaaaataaaaaaaataaaaaatcaaccTAAAAGGTTGTGAAAAAGCAGTGAAAGGTAATGTAACATTATTCTGACTGTTTTATCGATCCGTTAGTCATGAAATATTAACACAGGATAAGTtggtattttttaaaaaaaaagacaaatagaatatttatataaatagtCTTTGTTTCATTCCTGTTAACGTAACAGGCTTTCAGTGCTTTCTCTCTGAATTTCTAGGGACATGAAGTGTGAAGTAAAGAAGGTCTGTGGCATTCTAGATTTTATCTGGCCATTCCACTGCACTCATCTCACAGATCCATCTGTTATTCATTCCACACCAGGATGGAATCCAGCTTTTCTGAGCATTGCTTCTGGGTTTAGACAATACACAGTCATAATCTGTTGACTCTGGTGGATAAATCCAGAACCTGTGAACGAGAGAACTGTGGTTTTAAAACATCAGAAATGCACAGATTCAGCTTCCTCGCGTTATCTGTCCCCAGTCCCAACTGTTGTGAGGTGAATGGTCTCTTAATTCTTACCCGTCTGTAAGCGTAGTACCAGTGGTCCATGTCCATATTTTACTCTTTTTATAAAGTCCGATCCAGTACCCATGATACGTGTCATAATAAAAGGTTGTGTACTGCATGATAAACTCCTAAATGTGTAGAAAGGATAAGCACATTTTAGATGAAGGGTAGTATTTCACATGGTGGTAATAACTGGGTAATGATGTGATAATTCTATAATAATTCATACTTCCTAATGGAATGTTACTGCATAGCACTTTTAACAAGAGGTGTGGACATAGAGCAGCTTTACTGCAAATCAgtaatcattttattatttattatcaatttagaggttcttcacacatacacacacatctctattacaaacatgcttctttatggaaccaaaagtgtatatataccaagagtatatatatatgacttgTAGACTACACAGTAAACAAGTCATATTTGTCAGCAGGAGACTTTCTTTATGACACAACTATAAGATGTGTCCACCCTGTCATGGACAAACACAGTATACATAAATAATGTTTTAGAAGCACTGTGGacactatatataatatgtccCCTTGTGTCCACTTAATTCTCGTGGCTCACAGTACTTCTCTCACAGTACTGCCCCCTCATAATCTTTTAGAATGATGTATTTTGTTGTAAAATTAGTTTTTCTCCTCATTCAGACATGCTCCACCCCCCAGGCAATAGCAACACCAAGCATCTATACCAAAAACTGGTATAAAAGAATTGACCCATTGTTAGAAATGATAAATTAGCTGTAATGGTTTGATTACCTGTGAAGAAttgctgatttattttttatgaaacATGAAGATCTTAAGGTGGACAAGGCCATGACAAGGTGAACAAGAAGGTGAAAACATTTGCCTGTTG
Coding sequences within it:
- the gpatch4 gene encoding G patch domain-containing protein 4; this encodes MAVATQDKSRGQSFAEQQLLRHGWEQGKGLGKNENGISEAIKVKVKCDKGGVGHKQSEQFTFHWWDHVFNKASSCLDVESGQDGVVVKKREGEEEEGMISNKKPRKAMFNKSNLYGCFVKSATLLSGKEQPERRLSSSEDSSSSDDDDDDKLDLSSTTKLSDDALMKACGGRTAHKGARHGLTMSAKLARLEQQELEFMAKYGKKEQTAKTASQCEDTFYSSVAKSELDQETAVNTKHKKTKKKKKQSTDELSENQAQEDDINVDASHIHHNEETPKKKKKRSKEQPSDTPDASVDNEVVNTKKRKRKHLEKDVSPEGVSGSDVLDENSTESAQQCEVDETAAHQLTGDKTKKKEKRKKKKRSEQMSVSEEGLNEGSAVSSEDSTDAKESHGQEQQEEGSVVLQPACESAPKKKKKKKKYSEPSREESLSTELETHHSLEATTEDFSTKKKKNKKKRKQEK